In bacterium, the sequence TCCTTTTGAGTTAGATCGAGAGATAAGCAAATTAAAAGAACATCAAGATTTAGTAGGAATGATCTTAGATTTAAGAAATAACCCAGGAGGATTACTTAATTCAGCAGTAGAAGTAAGTAATCGTTTTATTAAACAAGGTTTAATTGTTTTTACCAAAGGGAGAAATCCCCAGGACAGTTCTCAATATTTTTCAGATAGAAGTAAAACTACCGTCAACTTACCCCTGATTGTTTTGATAAACGAAGGAAGTGCCAGTGGCTCAGAAATTGTCACTGGAGCTATTCAAGATAGTAAAAGAGGTATTATTTTAGGCAAAAAAAGCTTTGGTAAAGGGTGTGTTCAAACTATATTTCCCCTACCCCATAACGCCGCGGTAGCTTTAACTACCGCTATGTATTATACCCCTTCTGGTCGCTCTATTCATGATAAAGGTATTATTCCAGATAAAGAAGTAGAATATTCTAATTATTCAAAAGAAGACTTAAGCTTACTTTTAAAGGCTCGAGAAGGAGAGTTTATTAAAAAATTTGTTAAAAATCATAACCAAAGCGAGGTAGAGATTTTATCAAATGAATTAGCAAAAAATAAGATTAACTTAAGTCAAGAGATAATCTTAAAAGAGATTAAAAAAGAAAAACATTATTTAAGCCGGGGGAAAAAACCTATTTATGATTTAGATATTGACCAGCAGTTAAAAGTAGCGGTGGAGATGCTGATAAGCAAATAACATCAGCCTTCACTACCAATAGCAACCATTGACCAATGGTAGAAATAGTAGCGGTGGAGATGCTGATAAGCAAATAACATCAGCCTTCAGCCGTCAATAGCAACATTGACCAATAGTAGAAATAGTAGCGGTGGAGATGCTGATAAGCAAATAACATCAGCCTTCAGCCGTCAATAGCAACATTGACCAATAGTAGAAATAGTAGCGGTGGAGATGCTGATAAGCAAATAACATCAGCCTTCACTACCAATAGCAACCATTGACCAATGGTAGAAATAGTAGCGGTGGAGATGCTGATAAGCAAATAACATCAGCCTTCAGCCGTCAACCATTAGCAGTCAGCTAAGGCTAATAAAATCAAGTAATAACGTCTCAAATATTCCTCTCTCTTGGCCTTAAACAGACTTATTGCTAATAAAGCTGATAGATGAAGGCTGACACTAAATGAGGGGTATTTTTTGAAGAAGAAGAAGGATAAAAAGAAAGAATCAACTTTAAGATTATCTATCTATTTATTTCTTTTAACAATCTTATTAGTCTCTTTGATTGGTCTTCTCTATTACTTAAAAGAAAAAAAAGGAAGATTGGTTCTCGATAATAAAAAATTATTAGAAATTTCTCAAGACATTGGAGGAATTTTAAAAGAAGACTTAAAAAAAGTAGGTTTTACCGAAGAATCTCTGGGTAATGTCCTCTCTGTAAAGCAGATAAAAGATGGTTTGAGTTGGAATTTAGATCTTCTAAAGTTAGAGATCCCTAAAGGAACTCCTTTAGAAAGCTATGAAAAAGTAATCTTTACCTCTCTAAGAAAGACCAAAGGTAAGATTTTTAACTTCTTTAAAGAAGAAGATCAAGAGCAGATTTCTTTAAACTTTGAGATTGGGGTTTTAAAATATCAAACCCACAAAATTATCTTACTAAGATCAAAAAAGTTAAAATTAAAGAAGCTACCTACCGTGGGTAGGCCTAAGGTAGCTATTATTATAGACGATGTAGGAAATAATTCAGATCTACCTGCTTTACTTAAGTTAAATAAACATATTACTCTTTCTATCTTACCCTTTCTTTTAAGGAATGAAAAGATTGATAGTCTCCATAAGGAAGGATTTGAGTTAATGCTTCATCTTCCTTTAGAGCCACATGGCTATCCTTCTTCAGGTAAAAACCCAGGTAAAGGAGCTATATTGGTGGATATGTCCGAAGAAGAGATAGTTGATCAAGTGGAAAAGGCTTTAAAAAATGTTCCTTTTACTAAAGGAGTTAATAACCATATGGGGTCCAAAGCTACTGAAGATGAGAGAGTGATGACTACTATCTTAAAAAAAGCCAAAGAATATAATTTATACTTTATTGATAGTTTAACGAGTCCTCATTCTATTGTTAAAAAAGTAGCTCAGAAAGAAGCTATATCCTTTGCTGGTCGAGATGTTTTTATTGATAACAACATGGAGTTAGAAAGGATTAAAGGTCAAGTTAATAAGCTGATTAACTTAGCTAAAAAGAAAGGAAGAG encodes:
- a CDS encoding S41 family peptidase, with translation MKFLRKKNLYLIALILLLSLSIGISTSIVNSKNENNTTYECLELFSKSLNLIKNNYVDSTKLEDEKLIYGAIEGLIKKLDDPYSRFMDPEEYKEMKVETSGSFGGLGIVIGIKDEKLTVISPIEDTPAYKIGIKAGDIITLIEDKNTKGITLSEAVRMLRGPKGSKVTMTIQREGEKDLLNFTIIRDIIKIDSAKSDLIQEKVGYLRIITFNQNTPFELDREISKLKEHQDLVGMILDLRNNPGGLLNSAVEVSNRFIKQGLIVFTKGRNPQDSSQYFSDRSKTTVNLPLIVLINEGSASGSEIVTGAIQDSKRGIILGKKSFGKGCVQTIFPLPHNAAVALTTAMYYTPSGRSIHDKGIIPDKEVEYSNYSKEDLSLLLKAREGEFIKKFVKNHNQSEVEILSNELAKNKINLSQEIILKEIKKEKHYLSRGKKPIYDLDIDQQLKVAVEMLISK
- a CDS encoding divergent polysaccharide deacetylase family protein produces the protein MKKKKDKKKESTLRLSIYLFLLTILLVSLIGLLYYLKEKKGRLVLDNKKLLEISQDIGGILKEDLKKVGFTEESLGNVLSVKQIKDGLSWNLDLLKLEIPKGTPLESYEKVIFTSLRKTKGKIFNFFKEEDQEQISLNFEIGVLKYQTHKIILLRSKKLKLKKLPTVGRPKVAIIIDDVGNNSDLPALLKLNKHITLSILPFLLRNEKIDSLHKEGFELMLHLPLEPHGYPSSGKNPGKGAILVDMSEEEIVDQVEKALKNVPFTKGVNNHMGSKATEDERVMTTILKKAKEYNLYFIDSLTSPHSIVKKVAQKEAISFAGRDVFIDNNMELERIKGQVNKLINLAKKKGRAIGIGHAQSKNTLLVLQDIDSWLKKEEVELVSVSKIVK